From the Lathyrus oleraceus cultivar Zhongwan6 chromosome 4, CAAS_Psat_ZW6_1.0, whole genome shotgun sequence genome, one window contains:
- the LOC127137802 gene encoding stress response protein NST1-like gives MEEAKELKVVIQSLEKENEELRLNLLRITEERDNHKWELGRKKTQLQANMERTDKEEYKRKRVKQGLDQAESCLNTVKSQLKEAERDCREKEKWWKLATKQKKEIRETLEAEIANLNVSLFESKEREERERRSKESDMAATQVTPEMWNGKCQEAENANEWERYWKGRHDSLLQEGEDWMNARANVNASLAAFEETIQFLHEQRNEYRDKFASLIDFCNGMATNVPLMLRCALEDIDNENIPRSVTEFIYLCEDMIKRFKGELEDLNK, from the coding sequence ATGGAGGAAGCTAAAGAGCTCAAAGTTGTCATCCAAAGTttggaaaaagagaatgaagagctacGGTTGAACCTTCTCCGAATTACTGAAGAAAGGGATAATCATAAGTGGGAGCTTGGGCGGAAGAAAACACAACTTCAAGCAAATATGGAAAGGACTGATAAGGAGGAATATAAGAGAAAAAGAGTCAAACAGGGGTTAGATCAGGCTGAGAGCTGCTTGAATACCGTCAAAAGCCAACTGAAAGAGGCTGAGAGGGATTGTCGTGAGAAAGAGAAATGGTGGAAGCTCGCCACAAAACAAAAAAAGGAGATAAGAGAGACGCTTGAGGCTGAGATAGCCAACCTCAATGTTTCACTCTTTGAATCAAAAGAAAGGGAAGAACGAGAACGCCGCAGTAAAGAGAGTGATATGGCTGCTACTCAGGTTACACCTGAAATGTGGAATGGAAAGTGCCAGGAAGCTGAAAATGCTAATGAGTGGGAACGATACTGGAAAGGCCGACATGACTCTTTGCTACAAGAAGGTGAAGATTGGATGAACGCAAGGGCAAATGTGAATGCTAGTTTGGCAGCCTTCGAGGAAACCATCCAGTTTTTACATGAACAAAGAAATGAGTATCGAGACAAGTTTGCCAGTTTGATAGACTTCTGTAATGGCATGGCTACAAATGTGCCTTTGATGCTAAGATGTGCTTTGGAAGACATAGACAATGAAAACATCCCTCGTTCAGTGACTGAATTTATTTATCTTTGTGAAGACATGATAAAAAGGTTCAAAGGAGAGTTGGAAGATCTCAACAAATAG